In Microbacterium lushaniae, the following are encoded in one genomic region:
- a CDS encoding AI-2E family transporter, with product MIGRGGHPVIGRGGHLVDAPSFGAMMRRPYVGGLVLTGGVLTAFTAWTLIGPLAPVVWCIALAAFFAIGLSPLVRALHRWGMPRPLAITAVSSAVALALAGVVLMIVPPVVDQTTQLLARADEFVASGALDSVAAQLQQFVPVAVLDVTAMLDGMLAGVAGATVQTVSSGVVGAGLALGNGFFLTTIVIVLTVYFLASGRWFRGQFVALLPRRHRYTGVRVVSRVGSAVGRYFLGQMLLALITGVTSLILLVATGSALPLLFAAVAMITALIPLIGIPLGALIIVGSQALIAPADPVPWLVLAGWYVFYMAFEAYVLAPRVVGRSVAIPAVMVLLVTLIGGTLYGIIGALLAVPAAVAVNVAVRELRHARARATARMPVAVAP from the coding sequence ATGATCGGCCGCGGGGGCCACCCCGTGATCGGCCGCGGGGGCCACCTCGTGGACGCCCCCTCGTTCGGCGCCATGATGCGCCGCCCCTACGTCGGTGGCCTCGTCCTCACCGGCGGCGTGCTCACCGCCTTCACCGCATGGACGCTCATCGGCCCGCTCGCTCCCGTGGTGTGGTGCATCGCCTTGGCGGCGTTCTTCGCCATCGGGCTCTCGCCTCTCGTACGGGCGCTTCACCGCTGGGGGATGCCCCGTCCGCTGGCCATCACCGCGGTGTCATCGGCTGTCGCCCTCGCGCTGGCCGGGGTCGTGCTGATGATCGTTCCGCCCGTGGTCGACCAGACCACCCAACTGCTCGCACGCGCCGACGAATTCGTCGCATCCGGCGCCCTGGATTCCGTCGCCGCACAGCTGCAGCAGTTCGTGCCGGTCGCGGTCCTCGACGTCACGGCGATGCTCGACGGGATGCTCGCGGGAGTCGCGGGCGCGACGGTGCAGACCGTTTCCAGCGGAGTCGTCGGGGCCGGGTTGGCGCTGGGGAACGGGTTCTTCCTGACGACGATCGTGATCGTGCTCACCGTGTACTTCCTCGCGTCCGGACGCTGGTTCCGCGGTCAGTTCGTGGCCCTCCTCCCCCGCCGGCATCGTTACACGGGCGTGCGCGTGGTGAGCCGGGTGGGCTCGGCGGTGGGCCGCTACTTCCTCGGGCAGATGCTCCTGGCTCTCATCACCGGTGTCACCAGCCTCATCCTCCTCGTCGCGACCGGCTCGGCACTTCCGCTCCTCTTCGCCGCCGTCGCGATGATCACGGCCTTGATCCCCCTCATCGGCATCCCGCTGGGGGCGCTGATCATCGTGGGCTCGCAGGCGCTCATCGCGCCCGCAGACCCCGTCCCGTGGCTCGTCCTCGCCGGCTGGTACGTCTTCTACATGGCCTTCGAGGCGTATGTGCTCGCGCCGCGGGTGGTCGGCCGTTCCGTCGCGATCCCCGCGGTCATGGTGCTGCTGGTCACGCTCATCGGCGGGACGCTCTACGGCATCATCGGCGCGCTTCTCGCAGTCCCCGCCGCGGTCGCCGTGAACGTGGCGGTACGCGAACTGCGCCACGCGAGAGCACGCGCCACCGCGCGCATGCCGGTCGCCGTCGCTCCTTAG
- a CDS encoding glycosyltransferase family 2 protein yields MHRSISVVIPVRNDARMLERCLASLAEQTRPADEVLVVDNGSTDDSRAVAERFGATVVTEVRPGITAASARGFDAASGDIIARCDADSVLPPTWLARIEETLAADAGAVAVTGPATFYNLGGARGAVARFFYVSGYFVFMRLMLGHTVLFGSNCAVRAEVWRSISASVPRDDTELHDDMDLSYRLPASARVRFDRRLVVGISARPLGSWASYGRRLARAAHTFAEHFPEQLPHRRWMARRHSPSSLAGSASTTLREARS; encoded by the coding sequence ATGCACAGATCCATATCCGTCGTCATCCCCGTCCGCAACGATGCCCGGATGCTCGAGCGCTGCCTGGCTTCGCTGGCCGAGCAGACCCGCCCGGCCGACGAGGTGCTCGTCGTGGACAACGGATCCACCGACGACAGCCGCGCCGTCGCCGAACGCTTCGGCGCCACCGTCGTCACCGAAGTCCGCCCCGGCATCACCGCCGCCTCCGCGCGCGGGTTCGACGCCGCATCCGGCGACATCATCGCGCGCTGCGACGCCGACTCCGTGCTCCCGCCGACCTGGCTCGCGCGGATCGAGGAGACTCTCGCGGCGGACGCCGGCGCAGTCGCGGTCACCGGGCCCGCTACCTTCTACAACCTGGGCGGTGCACGAGGCGCTGTGGCGCGCTTCTTCTACGTCTCCGGCTATTTCGTCTTCATGCGGCTGATGCTCGGGCACACCGTGCTCTTCGGATCCAACTGCGCGGTGCGCGCGGAGGTGTGGCGCTCGATCAGCGCCTCGGTCCCCCGCGACGACACCGAACTGCACGACGACATGGACCTCAGCTACCGCCTGCCTGCCTCGGCGCGCGTCCGGTTCGACCGGCGCCTCGTCGTCGGCATCTCGGCCCGTCCGCTCGGCAGCTGGGCGTCTTACGGACGTCGCCTCGCGCGAGCCGCACACACCTTCGCCGAACACTTCCCCGAGCAGCTCCCGCATCGCCGCTGGATGGCTCGTCGGCACTCGCCCTCGTCCCTCGCGGGGTCAGCATCCACCACCCTCAGAGAGGCACGATCATGA
- a CDS encoding carbohydrate ABC transporter permease, with amino-acid sequence MASPSQAAASARDVGAAAPTSRRRAAAPPTRGKRRLTATVAAYVLVLPAALFYIAFVISPIVRTAQYSLYEWDGISPATWAGLANYVQVFANPTLVGSILNSFELILYFSVVPVILGLFAANVIRGIATSRLATVARTVLFLPQVIPLVAAGIMWTWQLSTKGVVNQFLELVGLGAVARAWLGDTQTALPAVGVIGAWVQLGLCLLLLLAGMTKIDPALYEAARIDGAGPVREFFSITLPSVRQELAVCVTITVISALASFDIIYISTQGGPANSTLVPGLQIYYLAFFQRDIGTASALAMVLMVLVLLVVIPLQRVLRGRDA; translated from the coding sequence ATGGCCTCTCCATCCCAGGCTGCAGCGTCGGCGCGTGACGTCGGCGCTGCAGCCCCCACCTCGCGCCGGCGTGCGGCCGCGCCCCCCACGCGCGGGAAACGGCGCCTCACGGCGACCGTGGCCGCGTATGTGCTGGTACTCCCGGCTGCCCTGTTCTACATCGCCTTCGTCATCAGCCCCATCGTGCGCACGGCGCAGTACTCGCTGTACGAGTGGGACGGCATCAGCCCGGCCACGTGGGCGGGTCTGGCCAATTACGTCCAGGTGTTCGCCAACCCCACCCTCGTCGGTTCGATCCTCAACTCCTTCGAGCTGATCCTCTACTTCAGCGTCGTGCCCGTGATCCTCGGGCTGTTCGCCGCGAACGTCATCCGCGGGATCGCGACCAGTCGGCTGGCGACGGTGGCGCGCACGGTCCTGTTCCTGCCGCAGGTCATCCCGCTCGTGGCCGCCGGGATCATGTGGACCTGGCAGCTGTCCACCAAGGGCGTGGTCAACCAGTTCCTCGAACTCGTCGGATTGGGGGCGGTCGCCCGTGCATGGCTGGGGGACACGCAGACCGCCTTGCCCGCCGTGGGCGTGATCGGCGCGTGGGTGCAGCTGGGACTGTGCCTGCTCCTGCTGCTGGCGGGCATGACCAAGATCGACCCCGCACTGTACGAGGCGGCACGCATCGATGGTGCGGGGCCGGTGCGGGAGTTCTTCTCCATCACCCTGCCCAGCGTGCGGCAGGAGCTCGCGGTGTGCGTGACGATCACCGTCATCTCGGCGCTGGCGAGCTTCGACATCATCTACATCTCGACGCAGGGCGGCCCGGCCAACAGCACCCTGGTGCCCGGACTGCAGATCTACTACCTCGCGTTCTTCCAGCGCGACATCGGCACCGCATCCGCGCTGGCGATGGTCCTGATGGTGCTGGTCCTGCTCGTCGTGATCCCCCTGCAACGCGTCCTGAGAGGACGTGACGCGTGA
- a CDS encoding glycosyltransferase, which translates to MPVRPSVSLIIPAYNEEATIERCLLAAVSQIVPAAEIIVVDNRSTDRTALLAERVAQRYPGAAIRVVQQSKVQGLIPTRNFGFAQATGQILGRIDADTVLEPNWVARVAAAMSDPTVGAVTGPVRYYDLPFRGAGEFSDDLVRRVLRGVSGKYPFLYGSNMAMRADAWRAIEHAACLDPDDLLHEDIDLSVHLRDADFRVAYASDMQASVSARRLQTSPASFRDYTDRFERTYARHQIHHWYLKAPAVLLRAVYWLTRSMRAVAPARAAVTA; encoded by the coding sequence CTGCCTGTCCGGCCGTCGGTCTCGCTCATCATCCCGGCCTACAACGAGGAGGCCACGATCGAGCGCTGCCTCCTCGCCGCGGTATCGCAGATCGTGCCCGCCGCGGAGATCATCGTCGTCGACAACCGCTCCACCGACCGCACCGCTCTCCTGGCAGAGCGCGTCGCCCAGCGGTATCCCGGCGCGGCGATCCGGGTCGTGCAGCAGTCGAAGGTCCAGGGACTCATCCCCACGCGCAACTTCGGTTTCGCGCAGGCCACCGGGCAGATCCTGGGCCGCATCGACGCCGACACCGTCCTCGAGCCGAACTGGGTCGCGCGCGTCGCCGCGGCGATGTCCGACCCCACGGTGGGCGCGGTCACCGGCCCGGTCCGGTACTACGACCTGCCATTCCGCGGAGCCGGTGAGTTCTCCGACGACCTGGTGCGGCGTGTGCTGCGCGGCGTGAGCGGGAAGTACCCCTTCCTCTACGGCAGCAACATGGCGATGCGCGCGGATGCGTGGCGCGCGATCGAGCACGCTGCCTGCCTGGATCCCGACGACCTCCTGCACGAAGACATCGACCTTTCCGTGCACCTGCGCGACGCGGACTTCCGGGTCGCGTACGCGTCCGACATGCAGGCGAGCGTCTCGGCGCGACGCCTGCAGACCTCGCCCGCGTCCTTCCGCGACTACACCGACCGGTTCGAGCGCACCTATGCCAGACACCAGATCCACCACTGGTACCTCAAGGCGCCGGCGGTGCTGCTGCGGGCGGTCTACTGGTTGACGCGGTCGATGAGGGCGGTCGCCCCGGCGCGAGCGGCGGTGACCGCATGA
- a CDS encoding alpha/beta hydrolase, with the protein MSSPPPFDPEIVAALQARTDVVTTLRADEIARLRAGITRPTDAEITLGGVFDFSEHSVPSVDGRTLPMVMLRPRNAETPVPVLYHVHGGGLVVGTPYEDLPSLAALARDVGCAVASIDYRLAPEHPYPVPLEDVYSGLTWLVAEATSLGIDPRRVILSGVSAGGGLAAAAALLGRDRGGPVVRGQLLACPMLDDRNDTPSAHQMAGIGAWDRTANETGWTAYLGAERGDVPAYASPGRVTDLSGLPPMFLDVGSAETFRDEVVAYAARVWECGGEAELHVWPGGAHGFDTLAPDAALSRAARAARAGWLRRRLGAPAPAPRSG; encoded by the coding sequence ATGTCGTCCCCGCCGCCGTTCGACCCCGAGATCGTCGCTGCCCTGCAGGCGCGAACCGACGTCGTCACCACCCTGCGAGCGGACGAGATCGCCCGCCTCCGGGCGGGGATCACGCGCCCGACCGACGCGGAGATCACTCTCGGCGGGGTGTTCGACTTCTCGGAGCACTCGGTGCCGTCGGTCGACGGCAGGACTCTGCCGATGGTCATGCTGCGCCCTCGCAACGCGGAGACCCCGGTGCCCGTCCTGTACCACGTGCACGGTGGCGGGCTGGTGGTGGGGACGCCGTACGAGGATCTTCCCTCTCTTGCGGCTCTCGCGAGGGACGTGGGATGCGCCGTGGCCTCGATCGACTACCGGCTCGCGCCTGAGCATCCCTATCCCGTGCCGCTGGAGGACGTGTACTCGGGGCTGACGTGGCTCGTCGCCGAGGCGACGAGCCTCGGGATCGACCCCCGCCGCGTCATCCTGAGCGGGGTGAGCGCGGGCGGCGGTCTGGCCGCGGCGGCAGCACTCCTCGGGCGTGACCGAGGCGGCCCGGTCGTGCGCGGGCAGCTGCTGGCGTGCCCGATGCTCGATGACCGGAACGACACGCCATCGGCGCACCAGATGGCGGGTATCGGGGCATGGGACCGTACGGCGAATGAGACGGGCTGGACCGCCTACCTCGGTGCCGAGCGAGGAGACGTTCCGGCGTACGCGTCGCCGGGCCGAGTGACGGACCTGTCCGGGCTTCCGCCGATGTTCCTGGACGTCGGATCGGCCGAGACCTTCCGCGATGAGGTCGTCGCGTATGCCGCCCGCGTGTGGGAGTGCGGGGGCGAGGCCGAACTGCACGTCTGGCCGGGGGGTGCGCACGGGTTCGACACCCTCGCACCCGACGCGGCCCTCAGCCGAGCGGCCCGCGCCGCGCGTGCGGGGTGGCTGCGGCGGCGTCTGGGCGCGCCGGCGCCCGCGCCGCGTTCGGGCTAA
- a CDS encoding carbohydrate ABC transporter permease: MIVSARETWLGRALLVVLMLVTVLPFVSLFVTALHEPGTYPGGLSWPEDPHWENFVLAFQSADMFQLLWSSVLIELGVVPFAVLIATLAGFALGHLAPRGGRIVFIVFLLGLTLPFEGIIVPLYYQMRDLGLLNTRWAIILPLVGLFMPFAVTWMRAHFVNMPQDISEAARVDGATTWQLFWRIHVPLSLPALSSLAILLFLWTWNQFLLAVVLVDDPAKRTMAGALGAFQGQWGTDIPLLCAGSLLILTPTLIVFLVFQRQFVAALLQGSLKG, translated from the coding sequence GTGATCGTCTCGGCTCGCGAGACGTGGCTGGGTCGCGCCCTCCTCGTCGTCCTCATGCTCGTCACGGTGCTCCCGTTCGTCAGCCTGTTCGTCACGGCGCTGCACGAGCCCGGGACCTACCCGGGCGGCCTCAGCTGGCCGGAGGACCCGCACTGGGAGAACTTCGTGCTCGCTTTCCAGTCGGCCGACATGTTCCAGCTGCTGTGGTCGAGTGTGCTCATCGAACTCGGCGTCGTGCCGTTCGCCGTGCTGATCGCCACGCTCGCCGGCTTCGCCCTGGGACACCTCGCCCCTCGGGGCGGGCGGATCGTGTTCATCGTGTTCCTGCTCGGTCTGACGCTGCCGTTCGAGGGCATCATCGTGCCGCTGTACTACCAGATGCGTGATCTCGGGCTGCTGAACACCCGCTGGGCGATCATCCTGCCGCTGGTCGGCCTGTTCATGCCGTTCGCCGTGACCTGGATGCGGGCGCATTTCGTCAACATGCCGCAGGACATCTCCGAGGCCGCCCGCGTCGACGGCGCCACGACCTGGCAGCTGTTCTGGCGCATCCATGTGCCGCTGTCGCTGCCGGCGCTGTCCTCGCTCGCGATCCTCCTCTTCCTGTGGACGTGGAATCAGTTCCTGCTGGCCGTCGTGCTCGTGGACGATCCGGCCAAGCGGACGATGGCCGGGGCCCTCGGCGCGTTCCAGGGGCAATGGGGCACCGACATCCCGCTGCTGTGCGCCGGATCGCTGCTGATCCTGACCCCCACGCTGATCGTGTTCCTGGTGTTCCAGCGTCAGTTCGTGGCAGCCCTCCTCCAGGGTTCCTTGAAGGGCTGA
- a CDS encoding glycosyltransferase, producing the protein MADTSDIRTPSPARSASTDWVTWRDLDATETAAVSVIVPAGECDVDLEVRLPAVLNQTVSPHEIVVIDSSPDGRHFGAVTRLEQAGTRTAIRYVRSPALSPGALRRLAARLAAGNVRAFAFAGSLLPATWVERIGAAVRGMRSPAFSIA; encoded by the coding sequence ATGGCCGACACATCCGACATCCGCACCCCCTCTCCTGCACGCTCCGCGTCGACCGACTGGGTGACGTGGCGAGACCTCGACGCCACCGAGACCGCCGCGGTTTCCGTCATCGTTCCGGCGGGTGAATGCGACGTCGATCTCGAGGTGCGCCTCCCCGCGGTGCTCAATCAGACCGTGTCGCCGCACGAGATCGTCGTCATCGACTCCTCGCCGGACGGACGCCACTTCGGCGCCGTCACCCGGCTCGAGCAGGCCGGGACGCGCACGGCGATCCGTTACGTCCGCTCACCGGCCCTGAGCCCGGGCGCCCTTCGCCGGCTCGCGGCACGACTGGCCGCCGGCAACGTCCGGGCCTTCGCATTTGCCGGATCGCTCCTTCCGGCCACGTGGGTGGAGCGGATCGGAGCCGCGGTGCGCGGGATGCGCTCGCCGGCCTTCTCCATAGCGTGA